One window of Dyadobacter sandarakinus genomic DNA carries:
- the corA gene encoding magnesium/cobalt transporter CorA: MEQNELKTHVGKRKRYKRKNLLTSPGTLTYIGPEVEMKTKVRRIRYNENGVSNELVKSLKECLPAQNGEKVTTWLDVDGIHETGLIEKLGQLYHLHPLLLEDVVNTEHKPKLEFYDAGYLFITLKMLHVESSSPICISPEHVSFVLGTDYLLSFQEELTNDIFSPVLTRLEASAGKTRRHGPDYLLFALLDIVIDNYFIVLEQLGDALDKTEDEVISRADDFSLKDLYALKRELTVARRLIWPVRDMINQLIREDNTMLSKDIIPYYRDLYDHVMQVIDTIDSYRELVASLVDVHLSTISNRMNSVMKTLTIFSAVFMPLTFIVGVYGMNFDNMPELHSRYGYFYVWGVMAVVTVALILYFKSKKWM; the protein is encoded by the coding sequence ATGGAGCAAAATGAACTGAAAACACACGTCGGCAAACGCAAACGTTACAAGCGCAAAAACCTGCTGACCTCACCCGGTACGCTGACATACATCGGGCCCGAGGTAGAGATGAAAACCAAGGTGCGGCGCATCCGGTATAATGAAAATGGTGTTTCCAATGAGCTTGTAAAATCATTGAAAGAATGTCTGCCCGCGCAGAATGGCGAAAAAGTTACTACCTGGCTGGACGTTGACGGGATCCACGAGACCGGCCTGATCGAGAAGCTGGGACAACTTTATCATCTGCATCCGCTGCTGCTGGAAGATGTGGTCAATACCGAGCACAAGCCCAAGCTGGAATTTTATGATGCAGGCTACCTTTTTATCACACTCAAAATGCTGCATGTGGAGTCGTCTTCGCCCATTTGCATCAGCCCTGAGCATGTCAGCTTTGTGCTTGGCACCGACTACCTGCTTTCTTTCCAGGAAGAGCTCACCAATGATATTTTCAGCCCGGTACTGACCCGGCTCGAAGCTTCTGCCGGCAAAACGCGCCGCCACGGCCCCGACTACCTGCTTTTTGCGTTGCTCGACATTGTGATCGACAATTACTTCATCGTGCTCGAACAACTCGGCGACGCGCTGGACAAAACTGAAGATGAGGTAATCAGCAGGGCGGATGATTTTTCGCTCAAAGACCTGTACGCATTGAAACGCGAGCTGACAGTGGCGCGCAGGCTGATCTGGCCGGTACGGGACATGATCAACCAGCTGATCCGGGAAGACAATACCATGCTCAGCAAAGACATCATACCGTACTACCGCGATCTTTATGACCATGTAATGCAGGTGATCGACACCATTGATTCGTACCGCGAGCTCGTAGCAAGCCTGGTGGACGTGCATTTGTCGACCATCAGCAACCGGATGAATTCGGTAATGAAAACGCTGACGATTTTTTCAGCCGTATTTATGCCGCTGACCTTTATCGTGGGTGTGTACGGGATGAATTTCGACAACATGCCCGAGCTGCATTCCCGGTACGGGTACTTCTATGTGTGGGGAGTGATGGCGGTGGTCACGGTTGCGCTGATCCTTTATTTTAAATCAAAAAAGTGGATGTAG
- a CDS encoding bifunctional UDP-N-acetylmuramoyl-tripeptide:D-alanyl-D-alanine ligase/alanine racemase: protein MSITGYYPQTIATKATYLLTDSRQLSFPEQSIFFAIKGARHDGHQYVQELYDKGVREFVLEEASWTAELQEQAAAWTDAELYVVPSAIRAMQQLVAQRRRSFHIPVVGIAGSNGKTIVKEWLVQLLSPDQRIVASPKSYNSQIGVPLSVWNMGPEHTLGIFEAGISQAHEMEYLQPVMQPTTGIFTNIGSAHNDGFRSNKQKITEKLRLFTKVRKLIYRKDYTQVDQEIVLILQPVNAFLQALSWATATAADVTVRFEPDQTGATIALSGKLGVHRFHTGFKDEASLENLTHCIVFMLDFGVKAEVISQRIALLKPVSMRLELKEGIHHSHIIDDTYNNDLQGLTMALNFLVQQEQHARKTVILSDVLQTGQTPAELYRTIGKLLAEKGIHRIVGIGPEISSQQELFDIPFKEFYPGTDAFLQSFNFSSISDNLVLVKGARPFSFEKIIHRLQQKAHGTVLEINLDALVHNLNFYRSQKASGTRVMVMVKAFAYGSGSTEVAALLQYHRVDYLGVAYADEGVALRQNGINLPVMVMNASPSTFDLLISYQLEPEIYSRQVLEEWIEYIGENKAGLNLPPIHLKLDTGMHRLGFVENDLDWLEAKLESCPALKVASVFSHLVGADEGVHNEFSREQFAHFSRWTARLEKTLGYMPLRHILNSAGIVRFPEYRMDMVRLGIGLYGVEATGREQDALQPVGTLKTIISQIKHLKAGETVGYSRKGVLDHNAAIATIAIGYADGYDRRLGNGIGKVWVNGTPCPTVGNICMDMTMIDVTGVSAAEGDEVIVFGKEMPITELAREIHTIPYEILTGIGDRVKRVFYKE from the coding sequence ATGAGCATTACAGGATACTACCCGCAAACCATTGCTACCAAGGCCACTTACCTGCTTACCGACAGCCGCCAGCTTTCTTTTCCTGAACAAAGCATTTTTTTCGCGATCAAAGGCGCCCGTCATGACGGACACCAATATGTGCAGGAACTGTATGACAAAGGTGTGCGGGAGTTTGTGCTGGAAGAAGCCTCATGGACAGCCGAATTGCAGGAGCAGGCAGCAGCCTGGACCGATGCGGAGCTATATGTAGTGCCGTCTGCAATCCGGGCTATGCAGCAGCTGGTAGCGCAGCGGCGCCGGAGCTTCCATATCCCGGTGGTCGGAATTGCGGGAAGTAATGGTAAAACGATTGTCAAAGAATGGCTTGTGCAGCTTCTATCCCCCGATCAGCGGATCGTGGCCAGTCCGAAAAGCTATAATTCGCAGATCGGCGTACCGCTGTCTGTCTGGAACATGGGGCCGGAGCATACGCTGGGGATATTCGAGGCCGGGATCTCTCAGGCCCATGAAATGGAATACCTGCAACCTGTCATGCAGCCTACGACAGGTATTTTTACCAATATCGGCAGCGCCCACAATGATGGCTTCCGCAGTAACAAGCAGAAAATCACCGAAAAACTGCGCCTGTTTACCAAAGTACGCAAGCTCATTTACCGGAAAGACTATACCCAGGTAGACCAGGAAATTGTGTTGATTTTACAGCCTGTCAATGCATTTCTGCAGGCTTTAAGCTGGGCTACCGCTACCGCAGCCGACGTAACCGTGCGCTTTGAACCGGATCAAACCGGCGCGACCATTGCACTTTCAGGAAAGCTTGGCGTGCACCGGTTCCATACCGGTTTCAAAGACGAGGCTTCGCTGGAAAACCTTACCCACTGCATCGTCTTTATGCTCGATTTCGGAGTGAAGGCCGAGGTAATTTCCCAGCGCATTGCATTGCTGAAGCCCGTCTCCATGCGTCTTGAACTGAAAGAGGGCATTCACCACAGCCACATCATTGACGATACTTATAACAATGACCTGCAGGGGCTGACCATGGCGCTGAACTTTCTTGTGCAGCAGGAGCAGCATGCGCGGAAAACCGTCATCCTGTCGGACGTACTGCAAACCGGGCAGACGCCGGCAGAGCTGTACCGGACCATTGGGAAGCTACTGGCCGAAAAAGGAATCCACCGGATTGTCGGGATCGGGCCGGAGATCAGCAGCCAGCAGGAGCTTTTTGACATTCCTTTCAAGGAATTTTATCCGGGTACGGACGCATTTCTGCAAAGCTTCAACTTTTCGTCTATATCCGACAATCTGGTACTTGTAAAGGGAGCACGTCCTTTTTCATTTGAAAAAATCATTCACCGGCTCCAACAGAAAGCGCATGGTACCGTGCTGGAAATCAACCTCGATGCACTGGTACATAATCTTAACTTCTACCGCTCCCAAAAGGCTTCCGGCACCAGGGTGATGGTAATGGTCAAAGCATTTGCATATGGCAGCGGCAGTACGGAAGTGGCTGCATTGCTGCAGTACCATCGGGTAGATTACCTGGGTGTGGCGTATGCAGACGAGGGTGTGGCACTTCGCCAGAACGGGATTAACCTGCCAGTTATGGTTATGAATGCATCCCCTTCCACCTTCGACCTCCTGATCAGCTACCAGCTCGAACCTGAAATTTACAGCCGGCAGGTGCTGGAAGAGTGGATTGAGTACATTGGGGAGAACAAAGCAGGATTGAATCTCCCTCCGATACACCTCAAACTGGACACCGGGATGCACCGGCTCGGGTTCGTGGAAAATGACCTCGACTGGCTGGAAGCCAAGCTAGAAAGCTGCCCTGCATTGAAGGTGGCATCTGTTTTCTCGCATCTGGTAGGGGCAGACGAAGGTGTGCACAATGAATTTTCGCGGGAGCAGTTTGCCCATTTCAGCCGGTGGACTGCGCGGCTTGAAAAAACATTGGGCTACATGCCCCTGCGCCATATTCTTAATTCGGCAGGCATTGTGCGCTTTCCCGAATACCGGATGGATATGGTACGGCTCGGCATCGGGTTATATGGTGTAGAGGCTACCGGCCGCGAGCAGGATGCATTGCAACCGGTGGGTACGCTCAAAACCATTATCTCGCAAATCAAACACCTTAAAGCTGGCGAAACGGTAGGTTATAGCCGTAAAGGTGTGCTCGATCATAATGCCGCCATTGCTACCATCGCCATCGGGTATGCCGACGGCTACGATCGCCGGCTTGGCAATGGAATCGGGAAGGTGTGGGTGAATGGTACGCCCTGCCCTACCGTAGGGAACATCTGCATGGATATGACCATGATTGATGTTACAGGCGTTTCTGCTGCGGAAGGCGACGAAGTAATTGTATTCGGAAAAGAAATGCCGATCACCGAGCTGGCCCGGGAGATCCATACCATTCCGTATGAAATCCTGACGGGGATCGGTGACCGGGTAAAAAGGGTATTTTACAAAGAGTGA
- the ppk1 gene encoding polyphosphate kinase 1 — protein sequence MPSHDSIDGAERKGRLTNFFSLFKSTREPAPSEEPKAVTATEKAHNQVQQSDLISRDLSWMKFNDRVLDQATNEERNLFDRLKFLAITSSNLDEFFTIRVGSLYNYLDFGKERLDYSGLREIPFRKVLMREVQEFVRRQNECYQRQLMPLFAAHGFRIIDMGELGDEEEQAVEEYFERTVYPMLTPMLFDYTHAFPVLLAKVLILAVTTQVKGTTHEEGRKLSFVQLPANLPRFFVIEREHELLFLPIETIVKEHIDKLYRNVDIISTNIFRLIRNGDFTLEESDDIEADFVDEIRQKIKSRRLGRIVQVSVEPGINPDLLHLIKKRWEIDEYNVFEIDGLIDYTALWSIIKHPEFKDQLPSIHPPVPPLGLDRDRIPDIFEVMRERDILLHHPYNNFEPVLQMLEQAAEDPKVLSIKLTIYRLAKNSRVTQALLNAAENGKHVAVLFEIKARFDEENNIREAQRLQKAGCFVIYGIGLLKTHTKLLLIVRNEGSRVARYAHLSSGNYNEDTSKLYTDTGLLTSNEEYTEDISEFFNVITGHSIPTEYQNLITAPRYMRDKLIELIRKEAENARAGLKSGICIKVNSLEDRETIQELYAASEAGVPIRLIIRGMCCLRPKRAGLSENITVRSLVGDFLEHSRIFYFHQNGQPLVYGGSADAMVRSFDKRIESLFKLVDPRVRQQAIHILYYSLKDNVNAYELQEDGTYLKCEMSEDGEVLNVHKAFFNVTLSEVMATHLFVEEEQPASKCDVPVLESLEENTEVQEKSEATPESGHDHSL from the coding sequence ATGCCAAGCCATGATTCTATAGACGGTGCCGAAAGAAAGGGCAGATTGACCAACTTCTTTTCCCTGTTCAAAAGTACCCGTGAACCTGCTCCTTCCGAAGAACCCAAAGCAGTTACCGCTACCGAAAAGGCCCACAACCAGGTTCAGCAAAGCGACCTGATCAGCCGGGACCTGAGCTGGATGAAGTTCAATGACCGTGTGCTGGACCAGGCTACCAATGAGGAACGTAACCTGTTTGACCGCCTGAAGTTCCTGGCGATCACTTCTTCCAACCTGGACGAATTTTTTACAATCCGGGTAGGCAGCCTTTACAATTACCTTGATTTCGGCAAGGAGCGACTTGATTACTCCGGCCTGCGCGAGATTCCTTTCCGCAAGGTACTGATGCGCGAAGTACAGGAGTTTGTCCGTCGCCAAAATGAGTGTTACCAGCGACAGCTGATGCCGCTTTTTGCAGCCCATGGCTTCCGGATCATCGACATGGGTGAGCTGGGTGATGAAGAGGAACAGGCAGTGGAGGAATATTTTGAACGTACGGTGTACCCGATGCTGACACCGATGCTCTTTGACTATACACACGCATTCCCGGTGCTGCTGGCCAAGGTACTGATCCTGGCGGTCACCACGCAGGTAAAAGGTACTACGCACGAAGAGGGGCGCAAGCTGTCATTTGTACAGCTGCCCGCCAACCTGCCGCGCTTTTTCGTGATTGAGCGGGAGCACGAGCTGCTTTTCCTGCCTATTGAAACCATTGTCAAAGAGCACATTGACAAGCTTTACAGGAATGTAGATATTATTTCCACCAACATTTTCAGGCTGATCCGTAATGGTGACTTTACCCTGGAAGAAAGCGACGATATCGAAGCCGACTTCGTAGATGAGATCAGGCAAAAAATCAAAAGTCGGCGGCTTGGTCGGATCGTACAGGTATCAGTCGAACCCGGCATCAACCCGGATTTGCTGCATCTGATCAAAAAGCGCTGGGAGATCGACGAGTATAATGTTTTTGAAATTGACGGGCTGATCGACTATACCGCGCTTTGGAGCATTATCAAGCACCCCGAGTTTAAAGACCAGCTGCCTTCCATCCATCCGCCGGTACCACCGCTCGGGCTAGACCGGGACAGGATACCCGATATTTTTGAAGTGATGCGGGAGCGGGATATCCTGCTGCACCATCCCTACAACAATTTTGAGCCGGTTTTGCAAATGCTCGAACAGGCGGCGGAAGATCCAAAAGTACTTTCGATTAAGCTGACAATTTACCGGCTTGCAAAAAATTCGCGCGTGACCCAGGCGCTGCTGAATGCTGCTGAAAATGGCAAGCACGTAGCAGTGTTATTTGAGATTAAGGCCAGGTTTGATGAGGAAAACAACATTCGTGAAGCCCAGCGTCTGCAAAAAGCGGGCTGCTTTGTCATTTACGGCATCGGTCTGCTGAAAACCCATACCAAGCTGCTCCTGATTGTCCGTAATGAAGGAAGCAGGGTGGCCAGGTATGCGCATTTGTCCAGCGGAAATTATAACGAGGACACCTCAAAATTGTATACCGACACCGGTTTGCTGACATCCAATGAAGAATATACCGAAGACATTTCGGAGTTTTTCAATGTTATCACCGGCCATTCCATACCGACCGAATACCAGAACCTGATCACCGCGCCCCGCTATATGCGCGACAAGCTGATCGAGCTGATCCGGAAAGAGGCCGAAAATGCACGTGCCGGTTTAAAAAGCGGCATTTGTATCAAAGTGAACTCACTGGAAGACCGGGAGACAATCCAGGAACTGTACGCAGCTTCGGAAGCCGGTGTGCCGATCCGGCTAATCATCAGAGGCATGTGCTGCCTGCGCCCGAAACGGGCAGGACTGAGCGAGAATATCACCGTAAGATCGCTCGTGGGCGACTTCCTGGAACACTCCCGCATCTTTTATTTTCACCAAAATGGACAACCACTGGTATATGGCGGCAGTGCAGATGCCATGGTAAGAAGTTTTGACAAACGGATTGAGTCACTCTTTAAGCTGGTGGATCCGCGGGTACGCCAGCAGGCGATCCACATCCTGTATTACAGCCTCAAAGACAATGTGAATGCCTACGAACTGCAGGAAGACGGTACCTATCTCAAATGCGAAATGTCCGAAGATGGCGAGGTACTGAATGTGCACAAGGCATTTTTCAATGTTACCCTGAGCGAAGTAATGGCTACCCATCTTTTTGTAGAAGAAGAGCAGCCCGCGTCCAAATGCGATGTTCCTGTGCTGGAATCACTGGAAGAAAATACGGAAGTTCAGGAAAAATCAGAAGCAACCCCGGAGTCTGGGCACGATCACTCTTTGTAA
- the gyrB gene encoding DNA topoisomerase (ATP-hydrolyzing) subunit B: MSNETVIEVNSYSAENIQVLEGLEAVRKRPAMYIGDTGFKGVHHLIWEVVDNSIDEAMAGYCDTIHVTIEKNNSITVQDNGRGIPTGMHPKEKKSALEVVLTVLHAGGKFDKDTYKVSGGLHGVGVSCVNALSIHLRAEVHREGKVFEQEFSEGKPLYPTRVIGESEKTGTLIHFLPDSTIFTVTEFKYETVAGRLRELSYLNKGIRITLQDKREEDEDGKFRGEEFYSQIGLKEFVTYLDATRQPLIPESIYMENDRGSIPVEVAMMYNTSYSENVFSYVNNINTIEGGTHVSGFRAALTRTLKNYAEKSGILAKEKVEISGDDFREGLTAVISIKVAEPQFEGQTKTKLGNSEVTGAVSQVVAEMLDTYLDEHPKEAKVIIDKVILAAKARIAAKKAREMVQRKNVLTGTGLPGKLSDCSETDPNICELYLVEGDSAGGTAKQGRNRAFQAILPLRGKILNVEKAQEYRIYENEEIKNMFTAMGVQIGKDGDERALNIDKLRYHKIVIMTDADVDGSHIRTLILTFFFRYMKILIDHGYIYIAQPPLYLVRKGREERYCWTEQQREEAVREIGAGREDSVNVQRYKGLGEMNAEQLWETTMNPERRSLKQVSVESAAEADHLFSMLMGDEVAPRRDFIEKNAKYARVDV, from the coding sequence ATGTCAAACGAAACAGTAATTGAAGTAAATAGCTATTCAGCTGAAAATATCCAGGTTCTTGAAGGGTTGGAGGCCGTACGCAAGCGTCCGGCCATGTACATTGGCGATACGGGCTTCAAGGGAGTTCACCACCTGATCTGGGAAGTTGTTGACAACTCCATTGATGAGGCGATGGCTGGCTACTGTGATACCATCCATGTTACTATAGAAAAAAATAATTCAATTACTGTTCAGGATAATGGCCGGGGTATTCCTACCGGTATGCACCCCAAGGAAAAAAAGTCGGCACTGGAAGTTGTACTTACCGTTTTGCACGCCGGGGGTAAATTTGACAAGGATACTTACAAGGTTTCGGGAGGTTTGCACGGTGTGGGGGTATCCTGCGTTAATGCCCTGTCTATCCACCTGCGGGCAGAGGTACACCGGGAAGGAAAAGTGTTTGAGCAGGAGTTCAGCGAAGGCAAGCCTTTGTATCCGACCCGCGTGATCGGAGAGTCTGAAAAGACGGGTACTCTGATTCACTTTCTGCCCGACTCAACCATTTTCACGGTTACTGAATTCAAATATGAGACCGTAGCGGGACGCCTGCGTGAGTTGTCATACCTCAACAAAGGCATCCGCATTACACTGCAAGATAAACGGGAGGAAGACGAAGACGGTAAATTCCGGGGCGAGGAGTTTTACTCGCAAATTGGTCTGAAAGAGTTTGTGACCTACCTGGATGCTACCCGTCAGCCGCTTATTCCCGAGTCTATTTACATGGAAAATGACCGTGGCTCCATTCCGGTGGAGGTTGCGATGATGTACAATACGTCTTACAGCGAGAACGTATTTTCGTATGTCAATAATATCAATACCATTGAGGGCGGTACCCACGTGTCGGGTTTCCGTGCGGCCCTGACCAGAACGCTGAAAAACTACGCCGAAAAATCAGGAATCCTGGCCAAAGAAAAAGTCGAGATCAGCGGGGACGATTTCCGGGAGGGACTTACCGCTGTGATCAGCATTAAGGTGGCCGAGCCGCAGTTCGAAGGTCAGACCAAAACCAAGCTCGGTAACTCCGAGGTGACTGGCGCGGTAAGCCAGGTAGTAGCTGAAATGCTGGATACTTACCTGGACGAGCACCCCAAGGAAGCCAAAGTGATCATCGATAAAGTGATTCTGGCAGCCAAAGCCCGTATTGCAGCGAAAAAAGCGCGTGAAATGGTTCAGCGCAAGAACGTGCTCACAGGTACCGGCCTGCCCGGCAAGCTGTCCGACTGTTCTGAAACTGATCCCAATATCTGCGAGCTTTACCTGGTTGAAGGGGACTCTGCGGGTGGTACTGCCAAGCAGGGACGTAACCGCGCATTTCAGGCGATATTGCCACTCAGGGGTAAAATCCTGAATGTTGAAAAAGCCCAGGAGTACCGGATTTATGAAAATGAAGAGATCAAGAACATGTTTACCGCTATGGGAGTCCAGATCGGTAAGGATGGTGACGAGCGTGCATTGAACATTGACAAGCTGCGGTACCACAAGATCGTGATCATGACCGATGCCGACGTGGATGGAAGTCACATCCGTACCCTGATCCTGACTTTCTTCTTCCGGTACATGAAAATCCTGATTGATCACGGCTACATCTATATTGCCCAGCCACCGCTTTACCTTGTTCGCAAAGGCCGCGAAGAGCGCTATTGCTGGACCGAGCAGCAGCGTGAAGAAGCCGTGCGCGAGATTGGCGCCGGACGTGAGGATTCCGTGAATGTACAGCGTTACAAAGGTTTGGGTGAAATGAATGCCGAGCAACTTTGGGAAACTACAATGAATCCTGAGCGCCGCAGCCTTAAACAGGTTTCTGTGGAGTCCGCTGCCGAGGCCGATCACCTGTTCTCCATGCTGATGGGGGATGAAGTAGCCCCAAGGCGTGATTTTATTGAGAAAAATGCAAAATATGCACGTGTTGATGTATAG
- a CDS encoding PVC-type heme-binding CxxCH protein gives MSKPKKNSLKLLVALVALAIVTFSAFKISQPAVIEVPDGAHISLIGNNLGSRMMNYDNFETELQVRYPEKKLFIRNMCDGGDTPGFRPHASRNTPWAFPGAEKFQTELANPSQSEGHFETPDQWLTRLKTDIILGFFGYNESFQGKEGLANYKAELDAFVKYTLNQKYNGTSAPKLALVSPIAFEDLSDRYDLPNGKKENENLALYTKAMKEVADQNNVLFVDAFTPSQKWYADTKEALTIDGSQLNAEGYKKLGLLLADQVFGKASPKAEKNRALVHAAVDEKNWMWHNDYKIPNGVHVYGRRYNPFGPDNYPAEIEKIRQMTDLRDQAVWLAASKGEKMDLTAADAQTRSLPQVKTNFNPEKNGSLTYLYGQDALSKLKVPEGYKIELFASEQEFPDLAKPMQMSFDNKGRLWISTMPSYPHYKPGDSKPNDKIIILEDTNGDNKADKQTVFAEGLHLPLGFEIAPEGVYVSQGTNLKLFTDTNGDDKADKVEILLSGFDDHDTHHNSHAFTVDPSGAIYSGEGVFLHTNVETSYGPVRATNGGFYRYAPQLKKLERTAQLSIPNPWGIAFDDWGQPFFAETSSPDVRWMLPGTVLPRYGEATHKSVQLIEEAHRVRPTSGLEFVSSRHFPDDIQGDFLINNTIGFLGTKEHTLVDDGTGYKSRHRKDLVVSEDRNFRPVDMEFAPDGSLYLIDWHNILIGHMQHNARDPLRDHSHGRVYRITYPSRPLVKPAKVAGASIDELLNNLKLPEYRTRYRTRRELRGRDKKEVLTKLNTWVAGLDKNDPRYEHHLLEGLWVSWGLDQVDQKLLKQVLKAKDFHARAAAVEVVRYTGHQVPDQADLLMQAARDENSRVRLVAIVAASWIGKDKGLPILAEAAKKPLDDWTIHAHEAAVAHLEGKNVKKEKETVAATNLKGNDLVLFNQGRQIYAKEGYCATCHQPDGKGLAASGFPPLASTNWVLGSDERLIKLVLKGLLGPIEVNGKKFPGQVPMTPFGGLLNDDEVAAVITYVRNSFGNKGPAISPDKVKQVRAATEAKKDFYSPEQLLKEHPLEAL, from the coding sequence ATGTCTAAACCCAAAAAGAACAGCCTGAAACTGCTGGTGGCACTGGTCGCGCTTGCGATCGTCACATTCAGTGCTTTCAAGATCAGCCAGCCGGCGGTGATCGAAGTGCCCGATGGTGCGCACATTTCGCTGATTGGCAACAACCTCGGTTCGAGGATGATGAACTACGATAACTTCGAGACGGAACTGCAGGTGCGTTATCCTGAAAAGAAACTTTTTATCCGCAACATGTGCGATGGGGGGGATACACCTGGTTTCCGGCCGCATGCGAGCAGGAACACGCCCTGGGCATTTCCGGGTGCTGAGAAGTTCCAGACCGAGCTGGCAAACCCATCTCAGAGCGAGGGACATTTTGAGACACCGGACCAGTGGCTTACCCGCTTGAAAACAGATATTATCCTCGGATTCTTCGGGTATAATGAATCTTTTCAGGGTAAAGAAGGACTGGCCAACTATAAGGCTGAGCTGGATGCTTTTGTAAAGTATACTTTAAACCAGAAGTATAATGGTACCTCAGCTCCCAAGCTGGCCCTGGTTTCTCCCATTGCTTTCGAAGACCTTTCGGACCGGTACGATCTGCCGAATGGAAAGAAAGAAAATGAAAACCTTGCGCTGTACACCAAAGCGATGAAGGAGGTGGCCGATCAGAACAATGTGCTTTTTGTAGATGCATTTACGCCCTCTCAGAAATGGTATGCCGACACGAAAGAGGCCCTGACCATCGACGGGTCCCAGCTGAATGCCGAAGGTTACAAAAAGCTGGGCCTGTTGCTTGCAGACCAGGTTTTCGGCAAGGCTTCGCCCAAGGCTGAGAAAAACCGTGCGCTCGTTCATGCCGCGGTGGATGAAAAGAACTGGATGTGGCACAACGATTACAAGATCCCGAACGGAGTACACGTATATGGCCGCCGGTATAATCCGTTTGGCCCCGACAACTATCCCGCCGAAATCGAAAAGATCCGGCAAATGACCGACCTGCGTGACCAGGCTGTGTGGCTGGCGGCATCCAAGGGAGAAAAAATGGACCTTACCGCTGCGGACGCCCAGACCCGGTCACTGCCACAGGTAAAAACCAATTTTAATCCCGAAAAAAATGGCAGCCTTACCTACCTCTACGGCCAGGATGCATTGAGTAAGCTGAAAGTGCCGGAAGGGTATAAAATTGAGCTTTTTGCCTCCGAGCAGGAGTTCCCCGACCTGGCAAAACCCATGCAGATGTCGTTTGACAACAAGGGGCGCCTGTGGATTTCCACCATGCCCAGCTACCCACATTACAAGCCGGGCGACTCCAAGCCCAATGACAAGATTATCATTCTTGAAGATACAAACGGGGACAATAAAGCGGACAAGCAGACGGTGTTTGCAGAAGGATTGCACCTTCCGCTGGGCTTTGAGATAGCGCCCGAAGGTGTTTACGTGTCTCAGGGAACGAACCTCAAACTATTTACGGATACCAACGGGGACGACAAGGCGGATAAGGTTGAGATTCTGCTGAGCGGCTTTGATGATCATGATACGCATCACAACAGTCATGCATTTACCGTGGACCCGTCAGGTGCGATTTATTCGGGCGAAGGAGTGTTTTTGCATACCAATGTCGAAACTTCGTATGGTCCGGTACGTGCTACAAATGGTGGTTTTTACCGCTATGCGCCTCAGCTGAAAAAGCTGGAACGTACCGCGCAGCTCTCCATCCCGAATCCATGGGGTATTGCATTTGATGATTGGGGCCAGCCTTTCTTTGCCGAAACATCCAGTCCGGATGTGCGGTGGATGTTGCCTGGTACCGTACTGCCGCGCTATGGAGAAGCTACGCACAAGTCGGTGCAGCTGATTGAAGAGGCGCACCGTGTACGTCCGACCTCAGGACTTGAATTTGTATCAAGCCGGCATTTCCCGGATGATATCCAGGGCGATTTTCTGATCAACAATACCATCGGTTTTCTGGGGACCAAAGAGCATACGCTGGTAGATGATGGTACTGGCTACAAAAGCCGTCACCGGAAGGATCTTGTCGTAAGTGAAGACCGGAACTTCAGACCGGTGGATATGGAATTTGCACCCGATGGTTCATTGTATCTTATCGACTGGCACAATATCCTGATCGGCCACATGCAGCATAATGCCCGTGACCCGCTGAGGGACCATTCTCACGGCCGGGTATACCGGATTACCTACCCGTCGCGTCCGCTGGTGAAGCCGGCCAAAGTCGCTGGCGCCAGCATTGACGAGCTGCTCAACAACCTCAAACTGCCCGAATACCGTACCCGCTACCGCACCCGCCGGGAGCTGAGGGGGCGCGACAAGAAAGAAGTGCTGACCAAACTGAATACCTGGGTTGCCGGTCTGGACAAGAATGATCCGCGGTACGAGCACCATCTGCTGGAAGGTTTGTGGGTAAGCTGGGGACTGGATCAGGTGGATCAGAAGCTTCTCAAACAAGTGCTGAAAGCCAAGGATTTTCATGCCCGTGCTGCGGCAGTGGAAGTAGTGCGCTATACCGGTCACCAGGTACCCGACCAGGCTGACCTTCTCATGCAGGCTGCGCGGGACGAAAACAGCCGGGTGAGGCTGGTAGCCATCGTGGCAGCGTCGTGGATCGGGAAAGACAAAGGATTACCGATCCTGGCCGAAGCTGCCAAAAAACCGCTGGATGACTGGACCATACATGCTCATGAAGCTGCTGTGGCACATTTGGAGGGTAAAAATGTGAAAAAAGAAAAGGAGACCGTCGCGGCTACCAACCTGAAAGGCAACGATCTGGTTCTCTTCAATCAGGGGCGGCAGATATATGCCAAAGAGGGTTACTGCGCTACGTGTCACCAGCCCGACGGCAAGGGGCTGGCCGCTTCCGGCTTTCCGCCGCTGGCGTCCACCAACTGGGTGCTGGGCAGCGATGAGCGCCTGATCAAGCTGGTACTGAAAGGTTTGCTCGGACCCATTGAAGTGAATGGTAAGAAGTTCCCGGGCCAGGTGCCGATGACGCCTTTTGGCGGCCTGCTGAACGATGACGAAGTAGCTGCTGTGATTACCTATGTACGAAACTCGTTCGGCAACAAAGGTCCCGCGATTTCACCCGACAAAGTAAAGCAGGTGCGGGCAGCTACGGAGGCGAAAAAGGATTTTTATTCACCTGAACAGTTGCTCAAAGAACATCCTCTCGAGGCGCTGTAA